Proteins from one Podospora pseudoanserina strain CBS 124.78 chromosome 1, whole genome shotgun sequence genomic window:
- a CDS encoding hypothetical protein (EggNog:ENOG503NVQT): protein MSSTTNPYWGELPAPQVKARRLSDDQPQTHDNRQSLDVGAQAQVRPNRASVQTTKSDAPTESTLSPFASPTASSFQGQGLAPRPPSLPYAANQYPPELVENRRKRRSRTLEQDEEYYAAALAAASSAAASAPPPAAPDVPRTAANYRYPPSSSGNRNMDVDDYYKAAGPEHHPVLDRAQKTLDESALPRSHRSNGQPRRTSAAEQNLQRSTRRTSTQDRSRIISKEDKRARLEAAERAARNRTGGTTYDADNITQSARRPRRTSSTAGDTPGTPGTPGTPSRPTTQRATPGQNGPLSQNPPEDGQPFSAPTDRSPRGQASDSQTASPGQSSGIPQRNLSFRERAAKSDIKLPNDVGDVAPKETSPVASPPKSGSNKLKKNRANPNDTWPRRVSVSESEAEEARKPLEGSHSNTQTIHVVPTTSATPRFPGEPVRLNGTGTGPVRSSSHGRRDSMAADREFYEDEMYPQRPAKLQKTPSQRKADQILGRVPPNTVAANGARQVGAISRDQVSPTAPVATAPAVDNASQSAHRSTRRDNRRDSESDDEGVHHVSNLVYHGRDRYVPGDGLYQPTPYLDEWQKGTVGALTGALLDLEDVPPSTAEKGGAGNGTWWESPKSRTRASSLSSRPKKAEAFEGEYDDTNGTQTPTSSAFYPNISAVQSGDLSRLSEGEVGRGLTSKNQDLKKKGNRGRRWEGLRPFSPSPADLAAALTLNDSRDSLDCFSICSDAFSGKAAVSYSTPTRFKPPLYLKCGPLLRYCGIRHERVPSRSTRGTSVDREIWRGSIMIVTTDKDSSYDIAPTLRLFVQPIELLPLPPKQVPGDEPLAAEYVDPIAGHPKLGRKGETLYVRPVDHLEPGRDVSRDETDDGLFEKTRSPPEGPLPGGSADPPGSFAARRKRAEMDGEKAGKYKDVRGFRLHAEHGYTFWRFNVEIELRDKQQRIAYRINRGPSTGFWVPAQGQTMNIMFHSCNGFSMSVNPNEFTGPDPMWRDVLNAHQSQPFHVMIGGGDQIYNDRCMQDTTLFRNWLMIKNPIHKHNAPFSSELQLELERFYMERYAMWFSQGLFSMANSQIPMVNMYDDHDIIDGFGSYPHHFMNSPVFSGLGNVAFKYYMLFQHQSIPAETERHEPSWTLGVKPGPYINELSRSLFMFLGSKVALLAVDARTERTRQDVINEDTWKKIMDRCYQEIDKGKVEHLLVLLGVPIAYPRLVWLENILTSRVMDPIKALSKMGMFKGLLNRFDGGVEVLDDLDDHWTAKSHKAERKFVIEDLQDLAADKSIRVTILSGDVHLAAIGQFYSNPKLGLAKHKDFRYMPNVISSAIVNTPPPDLLADVLNKRNKVHHFDKETDEDMIPIFGHGVDSKPRNNKHLLPHRNWCAIRPYVPGHTPEPTPTQSAYDLTPDGSPSPAASRPGLLRRLSGKARASSFRGPDSVVKDRSRPPISNSILRGLSSRGGVASADEIGRPGTARSNKLTRTMSGSSVSGRLGGLFRRLSSSSKKPRDDGGINGNWGADTDEDAIYDDETLRQRVGAHPSGGVGLRGGLGDYPSGYSTQSHNSEYARGDESYFTVKPPQPVQSHQQPPPYQQHNPNHGRSKSATVVGSAAQYPSSATSGYASASQQHHNEFVPKPFSRIPTGLSAKQLKHAKELEVDLEGGLEVTLNVEIAPKDPSGSTVPYRLVVPRLWYEYEGEEPEDEEEEREVERGVRRGGQSDHGQQQQGEALAEGGQGPVFEKKPGGLKRLFSGRRRKSVSEEGMGTPV from the exons ATGTCGTCGACCACTAACCCTTATTGGGGCGAGCTCCCAGCTCCCCAGGTGAAAGCCCGTCGCTTGTCTGATGACCAGCCCCAGACTCATGATAACCGCCAGTCATTGGATGTTGGCGCCCAGGCACAGGTCAGACCGAACCGCGCATCCGTTCAGACTACAAAATCAGATGCGCCGACCGAATCCACCCTGAGCCCCTTCGCATCGCCAACCGCCTCGAGCTTTCAGGGTCAGGGACTTGCTCCTCGTCCGCCATCCCTACCGTACGCCGCCAACCAATATCCACCCGAGCTCGTAGAGAACCGACGAAAGAGAAGGAGTCGCACCCTGGAACAGGACGAAGAATACTACGCCGCAGCAttagcagcagcatcatcagcagcagcatcggcccctcctcccgctgctCCTGACGTCCCCCGTACTGCCGCAAACTACCGTTATCCGCCTTCGAGCAGTGGAAATAGGAATATGGATGTTGACGATTACTACAAGGCCGCCGGTCCGGAGCATCACCCGGTGTTGGACAGAGCGCAGAAGACGCTGGACGAATCCGCGCTACCTCGATCACACCGATCCAATGGCCAACCTCGCAGGACATCTGCTGCCGAGCAGAACCTCCAGAGAAGTACCAGGAGAACCTCGACGCAGGACCGATCCAGAAT TATTTCCAAAGAAGACAAACGCGCCCGCCTCGAGGCTGCTGAGAGAGCTGCCCGCAACAGAACCGGTGGAACGACCTACGATGCCGACAACATCACCCAATCGGCACGCCGACCCCGGCGGACCTCTTCGACGGCTGGAGATACACCAGGAACCCCAGGAACCCCAGGAACCCCCTCAAGGCCGACAACCCAGCGCGCAACCCCCGGACAGAACGGACCCCTCTCTCAGAACCCCCCAGAAGATGGACAACCTTTCAGCGCCCCAACCGACAGATCCCCGAGAGGACAGGCTTCCGACTCGCAAACAGCCTCACCAGGTCAGTCGTCAGGAATCCCACAACGGAATCTCAGCTTCCGTGAACGTGCCGCAAAGAGTGATATAAAGTTGCCAaatgatgttggagatgttgcACCAAAAGAGACCTCGCCAGTGGCCTCTCCGCCCAAGagcggcagcaacaagcttAAAAAGAACCGGGCGAACCCAAATGACACTTGGCCCAGGAGAGTATCTGTGTCCGAGTctgaggcagaggaggccCGCAAGCCTCTGGAAGGCAGCCATTCGAATACACAAACAATTCACGTCGTTCCCACAACGTCAGCCACCCCTAGATTTCCTGGAGAACCTGTGCGCCTCAATGGCACGGGGACGGGACCAGTCCGATCGTCCTCACACGGGCGAAGAGACTCTATGGCCGCTGACCGCGAGTTTTACGAAGATGAAATGTACCCCCAGCGTCCCGCAAAACTCCAAAAGACGCCCAGCCAGAGGAAAGCCGATCAGATCCTCGGCCGAGTACCACCCAACACGGTTGCAGCGAATGGCGCACGGCAAGTGGGCGCTATCTCTCGGGATCAAGTATCTCCTACGGCTCCTGTGGCCACGGCACCGGCTGTAGACAATGCCTCCCAATCTGCCCACCGTTCAACACGAAGAGACAACCGAAGAGACAGCGAAAGTGATGACGAGGGGGTGCACCATGTGTCCAATCTTGTCTACCACGGCCGCGACAGATATGTTCCTGGCGATGGTCTCTACCAACCTACACCGTACTTGGATGAATGGCAAAAGGGCACAGTTGGTGCTCTCACGGGCGCTCTGCTGGACCTCGAGGACGTACCACCTTCGACCGCAGAGAAGGGTGGCGCAGGTAACGGGACCTGGTGGGAGTCGCCAAAGTCAAGAACTCGGGCAAGCAGCCTGTCCAGCCGGCCAAAGAAGGCTGAGGCGTTCGAGGGTGAATATGATGATACAAACGGTACGCAGACCCCTACCTCGTCAGCTTTTTACCCCAATATCAGCGCAGTCCAAAGTGGTGATCTCAGTCGGCTGTCTGAAGGTGAAGTCGGGCGGGGTTTGACCAGCAAGAACCAGGACCTCAAAAAGAAGGGAAATCGAGGAAGACGCTGGGAAGGGCTACGACCCTTCAGCCCGAGCCCTGCggatcttgctgctgctttgaCTCTGAATGATTCACGAGACAGCCTCGACTGTTTTTCGATTTGTAGTGATGCATTCTCAGGGAAAGCAGCAGTGTCCTATTCCA CGCCCACGCGATTCAAGCCTCCTCTTTATCTGAAGTGCGGTCCTCTGCTGAGATATTGCGGAATCCGACATGAGCGTGTGCCCAGCCGCTCCACCCGCGGTACCAGCGTTGATCGTGAAATCTGGAGGGGCTCCATCATGATTGTGACCACCGACAAAGACTCATCGTATGACATCGCCCCAACGCTGAGACTGTTTGTTCAGCCTATCGAGCTTCTGCCATTGCCACCAAAGCAGGTTCCGGGCGATGAGCCTTTGGCAGCTGAGTATGTCGACCCCATTGCGGGACATCCCAAGCTGGGCCGAAAGGGCGAGACTCTCTATGTCAGGCCGGTCGACCATCTCGAGCCAGGACGTGATGTATCAAGAGATGAGACCGATGATGGGCTTTTCGAAAAGACGAGAAGTCCACCTGAGGGACCTCTCCCGGGTGGTTCGGCCGATCCCCCTGGCTCATTTGCTGCCCGGCGGAAGCGGGCGGAGATGGACGGTGAGAAGGCTGGCAAGTACAAGGACGTCCGGGGCTTTAGGTTGCATGCCGAACACGGCTACACCTTCTGGAGATTCAATGTTGAGATTGAGCTGCGAGACAAGCAGCAGCGCATCGCGTACCGAATCAACAGAGGCCCATCAACCGGTTTCTGGGTCCCAGCCCAGGGCCAGACCATGAACATCATGTTCCACAGCTGCAACGGCTTCAGCATGAGCGTCAACCCCAACGAGTTCACGGGACCTGATCCGATGTGGCGCGATGTGCTTAATGCCCACCAAAGCCAGCCTTTCCATGTCATgattggcggtggtgatcaGATCTACAACGACAGGTGCATGCAAgacaccaccctcttccgcAACTGGTTGATGATTAAGAATCCCATCCACAAGCACAATGCTCCTTTCTCGTCCGAATTgcagctggagctggagcgcTTCTACATGGAGCGCTATGCGATGTGGTTCTCCCAGGGATTGTTCAGCATGGCGAACTCGCAAATTCCCATGGTCAACATGTATGACGATCACGACATCATTGACGGCTTTGGCTCGTACCCCCATCACTTCATGAACTCGCCCGTATTTTCCGGGCTTGGCAATGTTGCTTTCAAGTATTACATGCTGTTTCAGCACCAGAGCATTCCCGCCGAAACCGAAAGGCACGAACCTAGCTGGACTCTGGGTGTGAAGCCTGGGCCCTATATCAACGAGCTCAGCCGCAGCTTGTTTATGTTCTTGGGCTCCAAGGTTGCCCTGCTAGCTGTCGATGCCCGGACCGAACGAACACGACAGGATGTCATCAACGAAGACACTTGGAAGAAGATTATGGACCGCTGCTACCAGGAGAttgacaagggcaaggttgagcatcttcttgtcctccttggtgTGCCAATTGCCTATCCTCGACTGGTCTGGCTCGAGAACAT CTTGACTTCCCGCGTCATGGATCCCATCAAGGCACTCAGCAAGATGGGCATGTTCAAGGGCCTGCTCAACCGCTTTGACGGGGGAGTCGAGGTTCTCGACGATTTGGACGACCATTGGACAGCCAAGAGCCACAAGGCTGAACGCAAATTCGTAATTGAGGACTTGCAAGACCTGGCAGCCGACAAGTCTATTCGCGTCACGATCCTCAGCGGCGATGTTcacctcgccgccatcgGGCAGTTCTACTCAAACCCCAAGCTCGGCCTGGCTAAGCACAAGGACTTCAGGTATATGCCCAATGTGATCTCGTCAGCCATTGTCAACACTCCGCCACCCGACCTGCTGGCCGATGTTCTCAACAAGCGGAACAAGGTACATCACTTTGACAAGGAGACAGACGAGGACATGATACCCATCTTCGGACACGGTGTAGACAGCAAGCCCCGCAATAACAAGCACTTGCTCCCGCATCGCAACTGGTGTGCCATTCGGCCGTATGTGCCTGGTCATACACCGGAGCCCACGCCAACTCAGTCCGCTTACGATCTGACACCTGACGGTTCGCCATCTCCTGCCGCCTCAAGACCTGGTCTTTTACGGAGACTATCCGGCAAGgctcgggcttcttctttccgTGGTCCCGACAGCGTCGTCAAAGATCGCTCTCGCCCGcccatctccaacagcaTCTTACGAGGGCTGTCAAGCCGCGGGGGTGTTGCCAGCGCAGATGAGATAGGCAGACCAGGAACAGCCCGATCAAACAAGCTGACCCGCACAATGTCTGGCTCTTCTGTGTCGGGCCGTCTGGGCGGTCTCTTCCGCCgtctcagcagcagctcgaAGAAGCCACgcgatgatggtggcatCAATGGAAACTGGGGTGCTGATACTGACGAGGATGCCATTTACGATGACGAAACCTTGCGTCAGCGGGTTGGTGCCCATCCTAGCGGTGGTGTCGGGTTACGAGGCGGTCTGGGTGATTATCCCTCTGGCTACTCAACCCAGTCCCACAACAGCGAGTATGCCCGTGGTGACGAGAGCTACTTTACCGTCAAACCTCCGCAGCCCGTGCAATCACATCAGCAACCGCCGCCGTACCAGCAGCACAACCCCAATCATGGCCGAAGCAAGTCGGCTACTGTCGTTGGCAGCGCTGCTCAGTACCCCAGCTCTGCTACGTCTGGGTATGCCTCCGCctcgcagcagcaccacaacGAGTTTGTGCCCAAGCCTTTTAGCCGCATCCCGACGGGCTTGTCGGCCAAGCAACTGAAGCATgcgaaggagctggaggtggaTTTGGAGGGCGGGCTGGAAGTGACGCTTAATGTGGAGATTGCGCCAAAGGACCCGAGCGGGAGCACGGTGCCGTATCGGCTTGTGGTGCCGAGGTTGTGGTATGAGtatgaaggggaggagccggaggatgaggaggaggagagggaggtggaacGGGGGGTTAGGAGAGGAGGGCAGTCTGATCAtggtcaacagcaacaaggaGAGGCGCTGGCTGAGGGTGGTCAGGGGCCggtgtttgagaagaagcctggggggttgaagaggttgtttagtgggcggaggaggaagtctGTGTctgaggaggggatggggacgcCGGTTtag
- the SNX4 gene encoding intercellular trafficking and secretion (EggNog:ENOG503NWUV; COG:U; BUSCO:EOG09261PNZ) has translation MAVIDQDNFSNISWHSEQNDHAGPSSSTRDNMTSAEFSKTIPDTGRSSSDGRGGRDHSHHGDEVLECTVSDPHKENDGTKDAYVSYLITTNTTFSTFQRPVTTVRRRFTDFVFLYRVLCQEYQASAIPPLPDKQRMEYVRGDRFGPDFTARRAYSFQRFLSRLALHPDLRRAPIFHTFLESHDWNATMHARQARGSLAPPLEAGSPGPQAGGDGFLNTFTDSFMNAFTKTQKPDRRFVDTKEKADKLDEDLTHVEKVVARVVRREADLETDHKDLAEQFQKLITLEPGVESAVLAFAASVEDTATGLKKLKDSTDQDYLGSLRDMVAYSGALKGLIKAREQKQLDYEQLIEYLNKATSERDSLTSGHSYVGPLGGAGGFIRSKIEDVRGVDHEQARRDRLRKLELRIDELTRAVENARTESENFGEQVGREVESFEYIKKIELKKQFGGFVDSHIDFYQSTIETWEKYVQEMEAEGAVQPAA, from the exons ATGGCGGTCATTGACCAAGACAACTTTTCCAACATCTCGTGGCACAGTGAACAAAACGACCACGCCGGTCCGAGTTCTTCTACACGGGACAATATGACCAGTGCTGAGTTCTCCAAGACCATTCCAGATACCGGGAGGTCAAGCagtgatgggagggggggtcgCGATCACAGTCACCATGGCGATGAAGTCCTAGAGTGCACCGTCTCTGACCCTCACAAGGAGAACGACGGCACCAAGGATGCTTACGTGTCCTATCTTATCACTACCAAT ACCACATTCTCAACCTTCCAACGACCCGTGACCACCGTTCGCCGTCGTTTCACCGATTTTGTGTTTCTCTACAGAGTTCTATGTCAAGAATACCAGGCATCCGCCATCCCGCCACTGCCCGACAAGCAGCGCATGGAATATGTGCGGGGAGACAGGTTCGGCCCCGACTTTACTGCTCGACGAGCATACTCGTTCCAGCGCTTCCTTTCCCGATTAGCACTGCATCCCGACCTCCGCCGAGCCCCTATTTTCCACACTTTCCTCGAAAGCCATGACTGGAACGCAACCATGCATGCCCGTCAAGCACGGGGATCCCTAGCCCCTCCTCTTGAAGCTGGGAGTCCAGGACCCCAGGCGGGAGGCGACGGCTTCCTCAATACCTTTACAGATTCGTTCATGAACGCCTTCACCAAGACCCAAAAGCCTGATCGTCGTTTCGTTGATACCAAAGAAAAGGCCGACAAGCTCGACGAAGATTTGACCCACGTGGAAAAGGTTGTCGCGCGCGTTGTCCGGAGGGAAGCCGACCTAGAGACGGATCACAAGGATTTGGCTGAGCAATTCCAAAAGCTCATCACTCTCGAGCCAGGGGTTGAATCAGCTGTTCTCGCCTTTGCGGCCTCGGTGGAGGATACCGCCACGGGGCTTAAAAAGCTCAAAGACAGTACCGATCAAGACTATCTCGGCTCCTTGCGTGACATGGTGGCCTATTCGGGCGCCTTGAAGGGTCTGATCAAGGCTCGGGAGCAAAAACAGCTCGACTACGAACAGCTAATCGAATACTTGAACAAGGCCACCTCGGAGCGCGATTCCCTGACGTCGGGGCACTCCTATGTCGGTCCTCTCGGCGGCGCGGGCGGCTTCATCCGGAGCAAAATCGAGGACGTCAGGGGCGTGGATCACGAACAAGCTCGAAGAGACCGGCTCCGTAAGTTGGAGCTCCGGATCGACGAACTGACCAGGGCGGTGGAAAACGCCAGGACCGAGTCGGAGAACTTTGGGGAGCAGGtcgggagggaggtggagagcttTGAGTATATCAAGAAGATTGAGCTCAAGAAGcagtttggggggtttgtggacAGTCATATTGACTTTTACCAGAGTACCATCGAGACGTGGGAGAAGTATGTgcaggagatggaggctgAGGGTGCGGTGCAACCTGCGGCTTAG
- the KEX2 gene encoding pheromone processing endoprotease (COG:O; BUSCO:EOG09260J8F; EggNog:ENOG503NV4P; MEROPS:MER0000364), with translation MKIPSATALLVLAAYASASQVIPRNYDANDYYVLHLDAQTSPIQVARSLGLSHEGPLGNLKDHHIFVARKAEHDIVKRELTERRRRKRSIGGYDVLDGVLFSEKQKLRKPWEKRIIPARRPEAIPKPKPQVGVDSALKAQAEVAQALQIQDPIFNEQWHLFNTVEVGHDVNVTGLWLEGITGKNATVAIVDDGLDMYSDDLKDNYYAAGSYDFNDKTEEPKPRLLDDRHGTRCAGEVAAGRNTVCGVGVAYDARISGQRILSKLISDADEAVAMNYDFDHNQIYSCSWGPPDDGKSMDAPGILIKRAMLNAVQNGRQGLGSIYVFASGNGAMAEDNCNFDGYTNSIYSITVGAIDRKGLHPYYSEKCSAGLVVTYSSGSGDAIHTTDVGQNACSNTHGGTSAAAPLAAGIFALVLSVRPDLTWRDMQYLAMDTAIPLNENDGDWQPTTIGKRFSHTYGYGKLDSYAIVHAAKKWKNVKPQAWFYSPWIHVNQPIPQGDKGIAVPFEVTEDMLKEANLERLEHVTVTMNLKHARRGDVSVDLISPNKVVSHLSTTRKFDDSTEGYDDWTFMSVAHWGESGVGTWTIIVKDTNVNDFTGSFTDWHLKLWGESRDASKAKVLPMPTEEDDNDHANLATTTVGAVTTTVAPPVGTGNPDGNPSVQPTEVPSRPIKPPQPSESTGTDSQEAEPENTQASNWLPSFLPSFGMSKATQVWIYGSLVLIVLFCSGLGIYFYLARRKRLRNNPRNEYEFELLDEEEAEGLAGNNSEKGVVAAGAGGRKGRTRGGELYDAFAGGSDDEDEFGGGAGGDERGVGYRDQPSSGGSSSGQRSSRSESGERFDEKGGMRRHSDEEEEEGEQHVIGSEESGSEGEESEEERPLRR, from the exons ATGAAGATTCCATCGGCCACGGCTCTGCTGGTCCTTGCTGCCTATGCATCCGCATCTCAAGTCATCCCCAGGAATTACGACGCAAACGACTATTACGTCCTTCACCTCGACGCCCAGACATCCCCTATCCAGGTAGCAAGGAGCTTGGGGCTGTCGCACGAAGGTCCTCTTGGAAACCTCAAGGACCACCACATCTTTGTCGCAAGAAAGGCAGAGCACGATATTGTCAAAAGGGAGCTGACGGAAAGAAGACGGAGGAAGCGGTCGATCGGTGGTTATGATGTCTTGGACGGTGTCCTCTTTTCCGAGAAACAAAAGTTGCGAAAACCATGGGAGAAGCGCATCATTCCTGCACGACGACCAGAAGCCATCCCCAAGCCGAAACCGCAGGTCGGGGTAGACTCGGCGCTCAAGGCGCAGGCAGAGGTTGCACAGGCACTCCAGATCCAGGACCCTATCTTCAACGAGCAATGGCATCTATTCAATACGGTCGAGGTCGGACACGATGTGAACGTAACAGGTCTCTGGCTGGAGGGCATTACTGGAAAGAATGCCACAGTGGCCATTgtcgatgatgggttggacATGTACAGCGATGATCTGAAGGACAATTACTATGCTGCCGGATCTTACGACTTTAATGATAAGACGGAGGAGCCGAAACCTCGTCTATTAGACGACAGGCATGGAACTCGTTGCGCCGGCGAGGTCGCAGCCGGTAGGAATACCGTGTGCGGTGTCGGCGTTGCCTATGATGCCAGGATATCCGGCCAGCGCATTCTTTCCAAGCTGATCTCGGACGCCGATGAGGCTGTTGCTATGAATTACGACTTTGACCACAACCAAATCTACTCTTGCTCATGGGGTCCCCCAGATGACGGCAAGAGCATGGATGCCCCTGGTATTCTGATCAAGCGTGCCATGCTCAACGCTGTTCAGAACGGGAGACAAGGTCTAGGGTCAATCTATGTGTTCGCGAGCGGTAACGGTGCCATGGCGGAGGACAACTGCAACTTTGACGGATACACAAACAGCATTTACAGCATCACGGTTGGCGCCATCGACCGAAAGGGGCTGCACCCCTACTACTCTGAGAAGTGCTCGGCTGGTCTCGTCGTCACTTACTCCAGTGGCAGCGGTGATGCGATCCACACCACCGATGTTGGCCAGAATGCATGCTCCAACACACATGGAGGGACGTCGGCGGCTGCACCGCTCGCGGCTGGTATCTTTGCTCTTGTGCTTTCGGTGCGCCCGGATCTTACCTGGCGTGATATGCAATACCTTGCCATGGACACGGCCATTCCTCTCAATGAAAACGACGGAGACTGgcagcccaccaccattggCAAGCGCTTCAGTCACACTTACGGCTATGGCAAGCTTGACAGCTACGCCATTGTCCATGCTGCCAAGAAGTGGAAGAACGTGAAGCCCCAGGCTTGGTTCTATTCTCCTTGGATTCACGTCAACCAGCCCATTCCCCAGGGTGACAAGGGCATTGCTGTTCCCTTTGAGGTTACCGAGGACAtgctcaaggaggccaacCTTGAGCGTCTCGAGCATGTCACTGTCACCATGAACCTCAAGCACGCCCGCCGCGGCGATGTGAGCGTCGACCTGATCAGCCCCAACAAGGTTGTCAGCCATCTCTCCACCACACGCAAGTTTGATGATTCCACCGAGGGCTACGACGACTGGACTTTTATGAGTGTTGCTCACTG GGGTGAATCTGGTGTCGGCACCTGGACCATTATAGTCAAGGACACCAACGTAAACGACTTCACAGGCAGCTTCACGGACTGGCACCTCAAGCTCTGGGGCGAGTCGCGCGATGCTTCCAAGGCCAAGGTTCTCCCCATGCCCACAGAGGAAGACGACAACGACcacgccaacctcgccaccaccaccgtcggcgccgtcaccaccactgTCGCCCCTCCCGTCGGCACCGGAAACCCGGACGGCAACCCCTCCGTTCAACCTACCGAAGTTCCCAGCCGCCCGATCAAACCGCCCCAGCCGTCAGAGTCTACCGGCACGGATTCGCAAGAGGCCGAGCCAGAAAACACCCAGGCCAGCAACTGGTTGCCCTCATTCCTTCCCTCGTTTGGCATGTCCAAGGCTACTCAAGTCTGGATTTATGGATCCCTCGTCCTGATTGTACTTTTCTGCTCCGGGCTCGGAATTTATTTCTATCTCGCCCGCCGCAAGAGGTTGAGAAACAACCCGAGAAACGAGTACGAATTCGAGCTTctcgatgaggaagaagcggAAGGTCTGGCTGGCAACAACAGCGAAAAGGGGGTCGTTGCTGCGGGGGCAGGGGGCAGAAAAGGGAGGACGAGAGGTGGGGAGCTGTATGATGCTTTTGCTGGGGGGagtgacgatgaggatgagtttggtggtggtgcggggGGTGATGAAAGGGGTGTTGGGTATAGAGACCAGCCTTCTTCGGGTGGGAGTTCGTCTGGGCAGAGGAGCTCGAGGTCGGAgtcgggggagaggtttgatgagaagggtgggatgaggagacatagtgatgaggaggaggaggagggtgagcaGCATGTTATTGGGAGTGAGGAGAGTGggtcggagggggaggagagtgaggaggagaggcctTTGAGGAGGTAG